A part of Chanodichthys erythropterus isolate Z2021 chromosome 4, ASM2448905v1, whole genome shotgun sequence genomic DNA contains:
- the sirt5 gene encoding NAD-dependent protein deacylase sirtuin-5, mitochondrial: MIVRQLACRGLTSHLCAAVRLNWNSPEMARPSSNLTKFHKEFAKAKHIAIITGAGVSAESGVPTFRGQGGYWRKWQAQDLATPEAFSRDPSLVWEFYHYRREVMRSKMPNPAHLAIAECESRLSQQGRSVVIITQNIDELHHRAGSKHVYEIHGSLFKTRCMSCGEVTANHKSPICPALEGKGEPDPKAKDARIPVEHLPRCERRGCNGLLRPHVVWFGETLDSDILTAVEQELEKCDLCLVVGTSSVVYPAAMFAPQVAGRGVPVAEFNMECTPATERFKYHFEGPCGTTLPPALEQHESEAI, encoded by the exons ATGATTGTGCGGCAGTTGGCTTGTAGGGGTTTGACCTCTCACCTGTGTGCAGCAGTCAGACTGAACTGGAACTCTCCAGAGATGGCCAGACCAAGCTCAA ATTTAACAAAATTTCATAAGGAGTTTGCTAAAGCAAAGCACATTGCTATCATTACGGGGGCTGGAGTGAGTGCAGAGAGTGGCGTACCAACCTTTAGAGGACAGGGGGGCTACTGGAGGAAATGGCAAGCACAG GATTTGGCAACCCCTGAAGCTTTCTCTCGAGATCCTTCTTTAGTATGGGAATTTTACCATTACAGGCGTGAG GTAATGCGCAGTAAGATGCCAAACCCAGCACATCTGGCTATAGCGGAGTGTGAGTCCCGTCTCAGCCAGCAGGGGCGCTCTGTTGTGATTATCACTCAGAACATCGATGAACTGCACCATCGTGCTGGTTCCAAACACGTCTATGAGATCCACG gAAGTCTATTTAAAACTCGCTGCATGAGCTGTGGAGAAGTCACAGCCAACCATAAGAGTCCAATCTGCCCTGCTCTGGAGGGGAAAGG AGAGCCTGACCCCAAAGCTAAGGATGCCCGAATACCAGTAGAGCATCTGCCCAG GTGTGAAAGGAGGGGCTGTAACGGATTGTTGAGGCCTCATGTGGTTTGGTTCGGAGAGACTTTAGATTCAGATATTCTCACTGCTGTGGAGCAGGAGCTGGAAAAGTGTGATCTCTGCTTAGTG GTGGGCACCTCCTCCGTAGTTTACCCAGCGGCCATGTTCGCTCCTCAGGTGGCGGGTAGAGGAGTGCCTGTAGCTGAATTCAACATGGAGTGCACACCTGCTACTGAGCGCTTTAA ATATCACTTTGAGGGTCCTTGTGGCACCACACTGCCTCCCGCCCTGGAACAGCATGAGAGCGAGGCCATTTAA